The genomic window TGTCTCGGTCGGAATGGACACAGTTCGAGGAAGCTCTGACAGCCGCAGGCTGCGACAAGACATGCCTGGCTTACATCCGACAGTAAGGCGCCAGATTCCACCGTTCCTGTCTTGGGATTGTCCGGTTCCTCATTGCTGATTGAATCCAGGGTCCGAGCGACGACGAAGATGACACAGCTCACCACCGTCAACAGCCAGGGTTCAGCAAGCCAGCAGCAGTCCGGCTCCTCGGACCTCTTCAACCGCTTCTCGGCCATCTCAACACGCCTTACGGACCGGCTCAAGGAGACAGGAGTCCCGACCAACGCGCTGGCATCCAACGTCGCGTCGCTGCTGGGCGGAATCAAGAACTTCCTGCCCGTGGACAGGGATCTGACGGTAACCAAGATCACCGAGTCGATCATGGACCCCTCcagcgccagctcgtcggcaATCGCCAAGACGGAGCACTACCTGTACTTCGACCCGCGCAGCGCGAACGCCCGCGGGACCATGCCCCAGCCGTCGGCATTgcgggcggcaggcggtgGGGCCTCGGCTCCGGGCGGACTGCCCGGCTCGGCTCTCGGCGCGCAGGCTCCCGGGACCGGCGCCAGCTTCGGCCAGCGGAGGCAGGGGTACTCGGAGGCCATCGTGTTCatggtcggcggcgggtccATGGACGAATATGGGAACCTGCAGGAGTGGGCGGCCCGCACGGCGGGGGGGGATCGAGCGAAGAGGAGGGTGATCTACGGCGCCAGCGAGCTCGTGAACGCGAACCAGTTTATTCGTGAGGAGCTGGAAAGGCTGGGCAGGGAAATGTCCTGACGGCTTGCAGATATGTCTGGGCAGCGTGCAAGCTCCGAGCTGCCGCTTAATTGCGAAGGCGAGGCCGGGAGTGATAGGTCACAGGATGAGCGAAACAGCGGGCAAAACAGACGTGCCGCTGTAGCCCAGCCCCGTTTCGCCTCAACGGTTTACACTACGACTATGTCAAATCGAGACTTGCAGGTCTCTCAGATGCATGCCGTTCTAGGAGACTACCTTAGGTAGTGTAAAGTCGTCACTCGTGACACGAGCACCCTCGGGACACTTGCCACAATCCTTCAATCCCATAGTTCCTTCCTTGTCATGATGTTCATGGATGGACCATGGCTGGCGAAGGCTCTGCAGTGGCGTCTCGAGCGAGTTGCGTCAAGTTTGTGGCTTAGATACCAAACATCCCGATGTCAGCAAGTAATATCGCCGCGCTAACTTAACGTTAATACTTGGCACACAAGCTAGTGCAAAGTGTTCACTACACCTGCAGCTCAAGATCGACAATTTGCGACGGGACCGAGATGGCCAAACGCACCACGGGCCGTCGATGTGCGATAGCCAGCATCCGCCGTTCCGCAGTGGCAGGGCAGCCTGTCAACGGAAACTCGGAGGAGCCCCCGTCACCGAAGCAATGGTTGTGGAACGGAACGGCGCAGGGATCGTGCTGCTTGGTGGGCGGTTTCCATGGTTTCCGGGGCGCACAGCCCCTCAACCCTCAAAGCGATCTCAACTGTTTGTTTGTGGGCTTTCGTATTGCCTACTGTGTCTCGGGATGGAGCATAACTCAGTTAACTTCTGTGTGAGCTGTGTATGTTGCTCATTTTTGGATGCTCCGCTCGTATTGCCGTGTTCCTAGAAGCCCCAAAGCATCCTCAAGATACTGAAAGTTTCGATTCGCAGCAACAAGCGTTGTCTCGTGGCTCTGCTTTCCAGGTTTGCAGGCTTGAAAACCAGAAACCCATAGCAACGAACAGGCTTTCCGCCTCCGTTTGAACCCCCCTTAAACGGCACCTCGCGCCCAATCAGCAGCCGCCGGAGGCTGTGCGACGTCACTCCTGCCCAAATCGGGCGCTGAAACAGCACGCACTGCCAGTCATCTTTGAGCGCCCCTTCATTCGGCAGCCCCTCAACAGACCCCTGTCGGTCGCGTATCAAGCCCCGACTCCTGGCTCGAAATTCACCAGCCTGAAACCGCGAGGTTCGTCCTTTGCTGCCGTCGCAGATTTCTCTCGCTCGCCCGTCAAGCCGCTGCAACTGAGAGCATCCCGAACACCGCGGTTTGCAACCTCCTCGATTGCGCAGCCAACCAGCCGATCGATCGAGTAATTGCAGTCGACAAAGCCCGGCGCCTAACGTGCCTAAGTTGCGGGCCCCGACAACAGCAACCGGCCGGCGCATCAAAGCCAAGCCGAGCATCAACGGGCCGCGCACACAAGGAGGCGCCTCCGACACAGCCAACCGATCGGCTTCCGTAACGTGAACCACCCCTCAGCTTCATAGCTGCGaccgcgcggctgcggcaacGGGAAGCGGACGGACAGCTCCAGAGTCAAGCGCAACTCCAACTTCTGACATTCCGGCGCGCGAGCAGGACAGCCCGTCTTTGGCATTTGCCAGTCTGAGACACGCAGTCGTCCAAATCGGGAGCATTCTCGACGCCAACCCCCAACGGCGCATttacacacacacacactgGGCAGTGAGCCTTTTTATTCGCCTTTGCAGTTGGTTCTTTGGCGCATTTCCCCTTGTGTTTCAGTCCCTCGTAAATATCACCCCCAGCAACCATGTCATACAATCGATTAGGCAAGTGGACTTCTCCATCCATCCTTTGCTCCCTCTGTGCCCATCCCTTCACGAGCTCTTGGTTGTGGGTTGGCCTGCCCCTTGATCGTCGTCCTCCCTCCCCCGTCCCTGACCCCGGATCGCACTTTTCGTCCCCGAGTGGCCGGTTCCCCTGGGACCTTCTTTCCCGCTCCTCCTACCCGTGGCCTGAAGGGTAGTCTTGCGAGCTGTGCTTGCGCCCCAAAGCTCGAATCTTTCCTGCCTGGCGCAGAGAACGAACGGAGTTGGTCTTCTCGCCAGCGCGACACCAGCCCGGACACACAGGTGTGGTTTTTTTGAGCCGTCTTTGAGCCGCACAGCGCAAACTGCTTTTGCCCTTCCCCATCCTCTGGTCCGTCGCGCGTTGGCCCGCCAGCAGAGGAGAAATCCCACTCTCGCTGTCCCCAAAACCGCTGCTAAAAGACTAACTAGCTAACCATGGCTCCATGTTGCAGACGACGACTATTACGAGAGCCACCCCATGGAGAGCCGCCCGCATAGGTCGCCCTCTCCAGGGCACCCACTGCAGCATGGCTACCACTTGGATGATAACCCGTACGGCCACCACTCGCAGCTGGACATACCGGCAGGCCCTGGGAGGTACAGCCCGGGCGACTCTCTACATATACAGACAGCAGTGAGTACGGACTTTTTCGCGGAGGGCGCGATGCGTCGATTGACGCTGATGGGGACCCCAAGCAATCTGTAGATAACCTCGGGAGCTACTCGGTAAACCCCGAAGCGCATCACGATGCCTACTATAACCAGCCCTACGAGCCGAACCACGGTCAAGGGTACGATCAGAGCCATGGCCAAGGATACGACCCAGCGCTCGGTCAGGGATACGATCAGTCATTCTACGAGGACGACCGGCGGCCGATGTTGGCGCACAACGACTCTCACGTCGGCGCAAGCGACCCCTACCACGACAACCCGCAGCCGCCCACCAACAATCAGCCGATCAGGAGGTGGAAGACGGTGAAGCAGGTGCTCCTGTACCGCGGGAACTTGGTGCTGGACTGCCCAATTCCGCCAAAGCTGCTGAACCAGCTGCCCCACGGCGAGCGCGATGAGTTCACCCACATGCGGTATTCGGCCGCGACGTGCGACCCTTCGGAGTTCTACGAGAACAACTTCACGCTCAGGCAGAAGCTCTTCAGCAAGCCCCGGCACACGGAGCTGTTCATCGTGGTGACCATGTACAACGAGGACGAGATCCTGTTCGCCCGCACTATGATAGGCGTGTTCAAGAACATCGAGTACATGTGCAAGCGGACCGAGAGCAAGACGTGGGGCAAGGACGCCTGGAAGAAGATCGTCGTCTGCGTCGTCAGCGACGGTCGTGCCAAGATCAACCCCCGCACAAGGGCTCTGCTGGCCGGCATGGGCGTGTACCAAGAGGGTATCGCCAAGCAGCAGGTCAACGGCAAGGACGTCACGGCGCACATATACGAGTACACGACACAGGTCGGCATGGTCATCAAGAACGACGTGGTGCAGCTCATCCccaagcagcagccggtGCAGATGCTGTTCTGCCTCAAGGAGAAGAACCAGAAGAAGATCAACTCGCACCGCTGGTTCTTCCAAGCCTTCGGCCGCGTCCTGGACCCCAACATCTGCGTGCTGATCGACGCCGGCACGAAACCGGGCAACACCTCCATCTACCACCTGTGGAAGGCGTTCGACCTGGAGCCCATGTGCGCGGGCGCTTGCGGCGAGATCAAAGCTATGCTCGGAACTGGCGGGAAAAACCTCCTCAACCCTCTCGTTGCCACTCAAAATTTTGAATATAAGATGAGCAACATCCTGGACAAGCCGCTTGAATCGGCGTTCGGTTTCATCTCCGTCTTGCCCGGTGCCTTCTCCGCGTACCGGTACATCGCGCTCCAGAACGACAAGAACGGCCAGGGCCCGCTCGAGAAGTACTTCGCCGGCGAGAAGCTCCACGGCAGCGACGCGGGCATCTTCACGGCCAACATGTACCTCGCGGAGGACCGCATCCTCTGCTTCGAGCTCGTGACCAAGCGCAACTGCCACTGGATCCTGCAGTATGTCAAGTCGGCGACGGGCGAGACCGACGTGCCGGACACGGTGACCGAGCTGAtcctccagcgccgccgctggctgAACGgctccttcttcgccgccatCTACGCCATCGTCCACTTCTACCAGTTCTTCCGCTCGGACCACTCGCTCTTCCGCAAGATGGCCTTCTTCATCGAGTTCGTCTTCAACACGGTCAACATGATCTTCGCCTGGTTCGCGATCGGCAACTTCTTCCTGGTCTTCAAGATCTTGACCACCAGCCTGGGCGACGACACGCTCCTGGGCAACGTCGGGcgcatcctcggcgtcgtcttcACCTGGCTGTACGGCGTGTCCCTGGTGACCTGCTTCGTCTTGTCCATGGGCAACCGTCCGGCTGGGTCGGGGAAGTACTACATGGCCATGGTTATCTTCTGGGCGGTTCTGTTTGTGTAAGTTTGTTTcttcccttttttttttttttttatacTTTTTTTTATTTCTTGCCTTTTTTTATTTCTTACCTTTTTTTTATTGCttgccttttttttcttgccttttttttcttgttTCCCTTTTTTCTtgcctttttctttttaccTTTTTTTACCTCTTTTTTCTTACCTTTTTTTTATTTCTTACCTTTTTTTTATTTCTTGCTTTTTTTTATTTCTTACCTTTTTTATTTCttgccttttcttttctttttttttatttcttgcctttttttttttcttacCTTTTTTTCTTTACTTCTTGCCTTGTTTTTATTTcttgcctttttttttcttgttTCTTACCTTTTTTTTGTTTCTTgcctttcttttttctcccccccccccccccccttttttttttttccttttttttccccttttTTATTCCCTTTTTTTTCCGTCTATCTAGCCCTTTCTTTGCATTTGCACGGTATCACTGACATGCCGCAAACTCAGCTACCTTATGTTCGCCGCCATCTACATCGCCGTCAACGCCATCCTCACGGACCTCCACACCCAGAGCTTCACAATTGACGCGCTCTTCAAGAACCCAGTCTTCTACACGCTCATCATCTCGGTCATGTCGACCTTCGGCATCTGGCTGATCGCGTCGCTGATCATGTTCGACCCGTGGCACATGTTCACCTCGCTGGTGCAGTACATGCTGCTGTCGCCGACCTACACCAACGTGCTCAACGTGTACGCCTTCTGCAACACGCACGACATCTCGTGGGGCACCAAGGGCGACGACAAGCCGGACAAGCTGCCGTCGGTCAACACCAAGGACGGGCAGGGCAAGACGGACCTGCCGGACGAGGGCGACCTGAACGCGCAGTACGAGCGCGAGCTGCAGGTCTTCAGCCGCAAGCCCGTCAAGGAGGTCAAGGCGCCCACGCCGGCCCAGCTCGAGGAGAAGCAGATGGACTACTACCGCGGCGTGCGCACCGTCGTCGTGCTCATCTGGATGATCACCAACTTTGCCCTCTGCGCCGTCGTGCTGtccagcgccggcgtcgagaagATCGTGCCCAACAACGGCGAGACCAACGACGAGGTCCAGACCCAGCGCGCCAACGTCTACCTGAGCGTCGTCCTCTGgtccgtcgccggcctgtcCGCCTTCAAGTTCCTCGGCGCCATGTGGTTCCTGGTCGTGCGGATGTTCAGGGGCGTGTAACCCtgtcgggcggcgggccggcggggtGCAGTAGTTCTTTTCTGGGGGCTTTGTTTAACATGCTTCACTTTCAATACCACCTTCTTGTAGCATTTGTTCCTtcgtcttcctcttcttcttcccctttTTCCACACAGACGTGCTTGAGCACTGGTTTTATTCTAGAGCAAGCAACCGGACCAGCGAACAACAAGACCTCATGTCCTGGCCTTGCTCATGTGATTCCCTTTTCCCTTCCGTTTTGTTTCTGTCATTGGTTTCCGGTTTCATCCCCATCTCTGCTGTGTGACTGACTCGCAGACAGACCTTTTTCGAAGTTCTTTTGTTTTGACGAGGTGTTTTGCAAGAGAGACAAAGACACGTGTGTGGGCTGTATCTGTGTTGTAAAGGATAATACCCCCTCATGAAGCACGTTAGCAGCGCGGTCTAGCGGGCAGTCGGGCAACTGCCGGGTGGTGATGAATTGATATTATTGCCGTTCGTCATTTCGGAATCGTCGTTTTGGGATTGTGATGACTGTGTCGAGTTGTGGGTTCGGCCTGCCATCGGACCGGAAGTGTATGCACGCAGTGGATTGAATGGTGGTGTCTCGTGGATAGAGAATAGGGTCCCGGGAGACGGATGTCTCCCAGGAGTGATCATTTCGATGGATTGGTACTGGACTGGTGCTTTGGGTCCCGGCATAATCAACTATCCATCTCATGCAGCCAGCATGGAGCGCGGCGTAGGGTTGGGTTGCGTCAAACTGGACGGAGAATGGAAAGGGTCTGTACGACATCAAAACCTTCCCCTGCCCCTACGTGCAGCTTCAGTTCTATATGGCTGTGAATCCCGAATACTCCCCGCCTGACTTGTTGCTGTATGGGTGTCTTCTCGCTTGGTGATCTACCATCTACCTCCACAACAATGGTGTTTTGAAGTCTTGTTGCTTTCCAGTAAGATGTGCTCTCGCCTCGAATGGCCGCATTTTCCTCACCTACATCACACCTCGGTGGACAGCTCCCAACGGGGCTCACAACTTTGAGCAAATTATCGCGCAGATTACGATTCCCACAGCGACGGCTAGAATACTCCTCGTTCCCAAACACGCGACAGTATCACAGTATCACAGCAGCGCGTCAAACGTAGCACCGCAGGTTGCAGACACAGGCATCTCCGTGGAAGCAAACCTCCCGAGCTCCACGTCTCACCCGTCGACGAAACTAGGGGTTggcagcccgcttcgcgggctgCGCGCAGCCATTTCAATCCTTTTTCTTAGCAGTGCCACAACCACCCACTTTTTCCACAACTACCCACTTTTTCCACACCTACGTACCCACCTTTTCTAGCGTATGCGACATTCATCCTATAGAACCGCGTATATCCGTTGCGGCTCGGCTTGGCGGCGTATTTGTAAGCATTTACTGATCCGTTACCTCTTTTCTAGGCTTTTTCCTAGGCGATTAGAGCGAGTCTAACGTATACGTAGAAGTCGCCTAcgtatagaagtagaatcGCTACGCCTAGAAACTAAAAACCTAGATCCTACGTAATAAACCGCCTAACAACTACGTCGTCGCCAACTGACTAGCCATCGAACgtaataatatatatactagcttaatcgctatatataaacaacGATTTTAACGACTATTAGATGCCTCTCGCGCTTTTCGACGACGAAGTGGACTCGCCTCTACCGTCTATCGAAGTAGACGAagatatctaatatagcgATACCCCCTACGAGCCGTTTATATCTACGTCgactactatagcgatagatatataaggggAAGATAATAAAGCtgaagatatagctatagaagtataaaGAGAAGGGAACGAAGACGGCgatataaaggttatagCTAGTATCCTCTCGAAGGAGACTGTTCTCGAGGCTATACGAAACTTttctaagcttataaaatatatataggacttGCTAAagtttaaggtatatagcgatcTACAATAATAATAGGACACTAAcgctaatatacctataggcggTCTATAATATTTACTTATAGACGAATCCTTATAACCTAGataaatactataatattaacTTCGACTATACGACTAACCTTGAATctctactaatataaattataggcaataatTCTAATAATAGCGAATATAAACATTATAATAAAGgtctaagcctatatataaactacgtTGTATCGTAGGACaatataggtaatagctactatactagctactactacaaCTTAGGTAGtactaggtatagctatttcaaaggaagtagtaaatatagtcctcctaatatatctataatatacttcgtagctaatatatatataatagagtcGAAGACACCTTATAAACGCTGTATTATAAAGGATCCGacctccccctctccccctctACCCCCCCCTTAGCTAATACCTAAGCTGTACAAGtattatactacgcctatGAAGCGTAAGTCGGAGCTCGAAGTGGTTATCTCCTCTAAGCGTTTATACCTTACAACGAATATATCATCTTCTATTAGCTCCTAACAATtcaacgacctatatatacttttatagcctactccctatacaatagtagctcctactatataccttgttCTAAGAGATGAGTTTATACCCCCTATCTATAACGGTCgttatagggctagagagaaggctatatacctattgaATAACGACCTTGCTATACCTACctattatagcttatattacCTAAGAGAAGATAGAcgctacgctatatataacaaACTTATAAGCCCTATTAAACGTATTAACCGCTATATCGAGCTTATTTGTAAGCTCTTTCTACACTTATCTACTAAAGAAGAGTAAACCTTTGCGAAGGctcttagagatatagctaacctacttgatatatctatagcggATAAACTACGAAGGAAGGAGATATAATTAACGAATATAAGTTATAACGAATCTGCttaataggtctataaagaatatattatagaggagaGAAATATgtttactagctataggtgtaAAGCattatatatttagagcaTAAGATTCTAGaatagcgttatatacctagaatataggaatcgaatctagaatagcgttgtacacctagactataggagtatacaatagcgtttaatataGGTGTAAAGcattagttagtatatagtatacctcgactataagaatttataatagcgtttaacaactatactataatattagtacctctaggtatacaatgtttataagcttcttaCCTTGCCCCTCTAAATCtgataaatatatataaacattataaatatctataacccaagatatagctatataaaattGGCTATAAGAAAATATAGGCTCTCGAAAATCGATACTAATATAAGAAAAAGACTGCCCCTAAGACTTGTTAATAGTTATTGCGAAGTAGAGGCGAACTAGAAACTGCTTATAAACAATAATATAAGgaaagtcctcctctatagaaCTTAACTTAATCTTTGGAATTATCTACAACTGCCTAGCAAAGTTATCCGTTAAGATTCGCCCTTTAATAATGGACGAAGCAAGCTAAGTTACAACTAGCCGAGTTCCGTTGTAGAGCCTACTGCTAGGGTTAAGGTTTCGAAGTAAAAGAATAGGGGCTCCAACCTTCAAGGTTAAGATAGTAGGTAGAATAGAAGCGAagtctaaagaaaataaaaaatCAGGAGATAATATAGGAGCGTTAAAATCCTTAGTATCAAGAGGGTTTTCTACCTTGTTAATAGAGAGATATCGAAATTCCtaacctagaactaaagaaATAATAGTTGCATTgatagagcttatagtagcgttgtaAAGGCAAAGAATCGCTTAGTTTATAAACATTGTCGAGTCTATTGTAGTATACTCaagtaggtatataggatagaccTAATCAACtaactacttttatatagaaCAGAGTGTAAAGGGGGGGAAGAGAtcaatagagctatagaagtGAGGATTATAACTTAGATCCTATAACCaatttataaaagtatagttGTTAGCATTAGCTCCCTATACTCGTATATTCTTAGTTAGtttctagacctatagctaaggctagATCGGCGAGTTCTATAAATAGGCTTGAACAATGTAATACCTATTACCGTTGTAGACAATAGGTAGGATTTATATAAAGTCCCCCCCTAATACAACTAGAACCCCtttaaataggctattatagttgCGAATGtcttacaatatatagtCGATAGCTTCGAAGTAATAGTGGTACTATATTAGAACCTCGTCCTAGATAATAAGCTTAGTACATTGTAAAagagctataagctaagtgttcttctagactatataagtGCTAGCGTCTATAATGTCGATTAGAATCTTAAAACGGCTATAAGAAGTATAGCCACtatcgagaaggagagctgTAAAGCTAGAAGAAGTAATATAAAGGACAATATGCCTTTACGAAtagaagaaagaagagagacAACGATATAAAAAGGTTTTACTAGTCCTACTAGCGCCTTAGATAAAAAAATAAGCTATTTTAGGGTATAAGtcgactatagctataatctctataaagagtatagcttagctaaCGTTTAACCAAGATTAAATACTTATAAATAGAGCCTTTTACTCTTAACGGTTGTAACTGAGCTCCGTTTATAAAAAGGGGTTCCGCTTTATATTCTCCTAGCAATGATAGACGGCTAGTAAACTAAAGTCGGCTAAACACTTGTCGCtattagctagtagctaatttAATAAAAAGAGCTTAAAGTCGAAATA from Thermothielavioides terrestris NRRL 8126 chromosome 1, complete sequence includes these protein-coding regions:
- a CDS encoding glycosyltransferase family 2 protein (CAZy_ID 269909) produces the protein MESRPHRSPSPGHPLQHGYHLDDNPYGHHSQLDIPAGPGRYSPGDSLHIQTAQSVDNLGSYSVNPEAHHDAYYNQPYEPNHGQGYDQSHGQGYDPALGQGYDQSFYEDDRRPMLAHNDSHVGASDPYHDNPQPPTNNQPIRRWKTVKQVLLYRGNLVLDCPIPPKLLNQLPHGERDEFTHMRYSAATCDPSEFYENNFTLRQKLFSKPRHTELFIVVTMYNEDEILFARTMIGVFKNIEYMCKRTESKTWGKDAWKKIVVCVVSDGRAKINPRTRALLAGMGVYQEGIAKQQVNGKDVTAHIYEYTTQVGMVIKNDVVQLIPKQQPVQMLFCLKEKNQKKINSHRWFFQAFGRVLDPNICVLIDAGTKPGNTSIYHLWKAFDLEPMCAGACGEIKAMLGTGGKNLLNPLVATQNFEYKMSNILDKPLESAFGFISVLPGAFSAYRYIALQNDKNGQGPLEKYFAGEKLHGSDAGIFTANMYLAEDRILCFELVTKRNCHWILQYVKSATGETDVPDTVTELILQRRRWLNGSFFAAIYAIVHFYQFFRSDHSLFRKMAFFIEFVFNTVNMIFAWFAIGNFFLVFKILTTSLGDDTLLGNVGRILGVVFTWLYGVSLVTCFVLSMGNRPAGSGKYYMAMVIFWAVLFVYLMFAAIYIAVNAILTDLHTQSFTIDALFKNPVFYTLIISVMSTFGIWLIASLIMFDPWHMFTSLVQYMLLSPTYTNVLNVYAFCNTHDISWGTKGDDKPDKLPSVNTKDGQGKTDLPDEGDLNAQYERELQVFSRKPVKEVKAPTPAQLEEKQMDYYRGVRTVVVLIWMITNFALCAVVLSSAGVEKIVPNNGETNDEVQTQRANVYLSVVLWSVAGLSAFKFLGAMWFLVVRMFRGV